In Micromonospora ferruginea, the sequence CACCACCTGGCGTGGCGAGTCCGGCGAGCGGCAGCTCGACCCGTACGGGCTGGTCTTCCACGCAGGCCGTTGGTACGTCACCGGTCACGACCACGACCGCCGGGCCGTCCGGACGTTCCGGCTCGACCGCATCGGCGCGGCCCGCCTCACCCAGGGCAGGTTCGACATCCCGGCCGGTTTCGATCCCACCACGCAGGTGCTCACCGGTCTGGCAGCCGTGCCGTACGCGCACGACATCTCCGTGGTGCTGCACACCAGCCTCGGGCAGGCGCAGCGACGGATCCCGCCGTCGGTCGGCACGCTGACCGAGGTGCCCGACGGAGTGCGCCTCACCACCCGGGTCGAACGGCTCGACGGTGCGGCACAGATGCTCGCCGGGCTCGGCTGGCCGTTCACGATCGACCGACCGGACGAACTCAGGGACGAGGTACGCGCCCTGGCCGCCCGACTGCTCACCGACGCCGACGCCGGACGGTGAGCGGCAGTCCCCCCCGGTTCAGCGACAGGTGAAATCGTCACCGCTGTGCGGTGGGCCGTACCACGATCTCGTTGATGTCGACCTGATCCGGCTGGGTGACCGCGTACGCGATGGCGTCCGCGATCGCCGCGGGATCCAGTGCCATGGCGTCGCGGCTGGCCACCAGCGCGGCGCGTGCGTGGGGGTCCGCGACCGCATTGACGAAGTCGGTGTGTACGAAGCCCGGTGAGACGACGGTGACGCGTACCGTCTCGCCGACCTCCTGCCGCAACCCTTCGCAGACCGTACGCACGGCGGTCTTCGTCGCGGAGTACACCGCCTGCCCGGGGACGGTGCGGTACGCGGCGGTGGACGCCACCGTCACCAGGTGTCCGAACCCCTGGTGACGGAAGACCGGCAGGGCGGCGGCGATGCCGTGCAGTACACCGCGCAGGTTGACGTCGATCATGTCGTCCCACTCGTCGACGCGCAGGTCGTCCAGCGGGGAGATCGGGCCGATGCCGGCGTTGTTGACCAGCACGTCGAGCCGGCCGAACTCGGTGACCGCCGTGTCGACCATGCGGATGAGGTCGTCGCGCCGCCGCACGTCGGTCGCCAGGGCGACGGCACGGCCGCCGCGTTCACGGATCTCCCCGGCGAGCTGCTCGACGCGGTCGCTGCGCCGGGCGCCGAGGACGACCGTCGCCCCGGCGGCGGCGAGGGCCAGCGCGGTGGCCCGGCCAATTCCGCTGCTGGTGCCGGTGATGGCGATGACCTTGGTCCGGGTACCTGTCTTCTCGGTGTCTGGCACGGTTGCGCTTCTCCTGGGATTGCGGTGCCGGCCCGGCGCCGGGCCCGGATGGGGCCGTCACCTCCGGGGGCGGCTGCCGGTGGTTAGGATCGGGGCGTAAGCGGACAGGTGTCCGCATGCCCTCGACGTTAGCGGACACCTGTCCGCTTGGCCAGCGAGCAGGAGTGACATGGATCGCAGCACCGATCACCGGTCGCAACCCGGTGCGCGGCCGGGCCCGAGCCGGCGGACCGACGCCGAACGCAACAGGACCCGGATCCTCGACACCGCGCGTACCGTCCTGGAGCAGGACCCCGACGCCTCGATGCAGTCGATCGCCAAGCTGACCGGCATCGGTCAGGGCACCCTGTACCGCAACTTTCCCAACCGCGAGGCGCTCGTCCTGGCGGTGCACCGTCGCGACGTCCAGGACCTCATCGACGCCGCACCCCGGCTGGCCGCAGGCAGCCCTCCGCTCGTGGCGCTACGGCGATGGCTGGACGAACTGGGCAGCTACGGCAGGATCAAGCACGGCCTGGCCGGCGCCCTGAACAGCACCACCAGAGAACGGCTCGCCACCGAGGGGTACGACCCGGTCGTCGACGCCATGGGCACGTTGCTGCGCGCCTGCCAGCAGGCCGGCGAAGTCCGCGCCGACGTGACCGCCGACGACCTCCTGCTGCTGGTCGGCTTCCTCTGGCGCATCAGCCCGGACGAGAACTTCGAGACCCGCAGCAGCCACCTGCTCGACCTCGTCATGGACGCGCTGCGACGACCCGCCACGTAGCAAGCCTCGGGCGCGGCCGAACCCGCTGACCGTGGAAGGGCGATCGCTGGCGTTACTCCGTCGCGCGTAGTACGTTGGACGATATAGCGGAGGACGGAGTATGTGGTGGGTGAGGAACTGGGACGTTGGGCCGAACCGGGGCTGCTGGTTCTGACGAGCCTCGCGGAGGGCGCGAAGCACGGCTACGCGATCACCACGGACATCGCCGAGCAGGCGGGCGTGGCGTTGGGCCCGGGCACGTTGTACGCGGCCCTGCAACGGCTGGAGGAGCGGGGGCTGATCGAGGCCCTGCCGGCTGAAGGGCGCCGCCGGCCGTACCGATTGACTGCGGCCGGAGCGGCAGAACTGTCGGCCCAAGCGGAACGGATGCAACGCCTCGCCACCCTCGGTCTGGGCCGTCTCCGATCGAGGCTGGCATGAGCAGCGACTCGCGCCTGGTGCGAGCGCTGGTCGCCTGCTACCCGCCAGCATGGCGGCACCGATATGGCGAGGAGTACGCCCAGTTGCTCTCCGACCTGCGGGTCCACCGCCGGCCACGCCTCGTGGTGGATTCGCTGCTCGGAGCTGCCCGGATTCACGGAGGTGCGCTGATGTCCGGACGTTCCCCGACGGTCCTGCCCGTGTGGGCGGCCGCGTTGTTCGCGGCAGGCGGGCTGGGCTTCGCGAAGCTCGCCGAGGATCTCTCCGGCGTCGCCACCGATGCCTACGCCGCAATGGTCGTCGCCTCGGCGGTCGTGGGGCTGGCCCTGGTCGCCATGGCCGCACCGGCTGGTGCCGTTCTCGTGCGCGGCCGCTCCGCTGTCGCGTGGAAACATGCCGCCGTCCCGGTCGTCGGTGCCGCGGCGTGGTACGGCATGGTGCGGGTCGTCGCGCCCACCGGCCGCCCGGTGCACTCGGGACCGAACGTAGCCGCGTTCGTGCTGATCGCGGTAACCGGGCTCGGCGTCCTGGCCGCGACGGCGTGGGCGGCCACCAGGGTGTTGCGGTGGGTGCCGGTCGTTGGCGCGCGCTGGCTGTGGCCGTCGGCCGTGACGGCGATGGCGGTGGGGATGGCCGCCGCCACCGTTGCCGTGCTGGTCTGGGGTCTCCGCGCACGCACCACCGACGCCGCCGCTTTCC encodes:
- a CDS encoding SDR family oxidoreductase, yielding MPDTEKTGTRTKVIAITGTSSGIGRATALALAAAGATVVLGARRSDRVEQLAGEIRERGGRAVALATDVRRRDDLIRMVDTAVTEFGRLDVLVNNAGIGPISPLDDLRVDEWDDMIDVNLRGVLHGIAAALPVFRHQGFGHLVTVASTAAYRTVPGQAVYSATKTAVRTVCEGLRQEVGETVRVTVVSPGFVHTDFVNAVADPHARAALVASRDAMALDPAAIADAIAYAVTQPDQVDINEIVVRPTAQR
- a CDS encoding TetR/AcrR family transcriptional regulator, whose protein sequence is MDRSTDHRSQPGARPGPSRRTDAERNRTRILDTARTVLEQDPDASMQSIAKLTGIGQGTLYRNFPNREALVLAVHRRDVQDLIDAAPRLAAGSPPLVALRRWLDELGSYGRIKHGLAGALNSTTRERLATEGYDPVVDAMGTLLRACQQAGEVRADVTADDLLLLVGFLWRISPDENFETRSSHLLDLVMDALRRPAT
- a CDS encoding PadR family transcriptional regulator, whose protein sequence is MGEELGRWAEPGLLVLTSLAEGAKHGYAITTDIAEQAGVALGPGTLYAALQRLEERGLIEALPAEGRRRPYRLTAAGAAELSAQAERMQRLATLGLGRLRSRLA